Proteins found in one Pseudomonas mosselii genomic segment:
- a CDS encoding efflux RND transporter permease subunit yields the protein MIANLIRWSVGNRVLVLLATLFAVAWGVFSLRSLPIDALPDLSDVQVIIRTSYPGQAPQIVENQVTYPLTTTMLSVPGAKTVRGFSAFGDSFVYVLFEDGTDLYWARSRVLEYLSQVQSRLPASAKPVLGPDATGVGWIYQYALVDRSGTHDLAQLRSLQDWFLRFELKTLPDVAEVATIGGMVKQYQVVLDPLRMASLGITQVEVSDAIAKANQETGGGVLEQGEAEFMVRASGYLKSLDDFRAIPLRLAAKGIPVTLGDVATVQLGPEARRGIGELDGQGEAVGGVVILRSGKNAKDAIAHVKSKLESLEKSLPAGVELVTTYDRSQLIDRAVENLSQKLIEEFIVVALVCAAFLWHLRSSLVAIVSLPVGVLIALIVMRHQGINANIMSLGGIAIAIGAMVDAAVVMIENAHKRVEAWHTWHPGKSLRGEDHWKVMTEAAVEVGPALFFSLMIITLSFIPVFTLQAQEGRLFAPLAFTKTYAMAAAAGLSVTLVPVLMGYWIRGRLPAEERNPLNRTLIRLYRPALEIVLRRPKLTLAGALLILLSSVWPLSQLGGEFLPPLDEGDLLYMPTALPGLSAQKASELLQRTDRLIRTVPEVASVFGKAGRAESATDPAPLEMFETTVRLKPKDQWRAGMTTEKLIEELDRTVQVPGLTNIWIPPIRNRIDMLATGIKSPIGVKVAGSNLNEIDRVTLAIEKVAKTVPGVTSALAERLTGGRYIDLDIDRQFAARYGLNIADVQAIVAGAVGGENIGETVEGLARYPISVRYPREWRDSVDALRQLPIYTSQGGRITLGTVARVRIADGPPMLKSENARPSGWVYIDVRRRDLSSVVADLRRLVDQQVKLDPGISLSYSGQFEYLERANARLAWVVPATLAIIFVLLYLTFGRLGEALLIMATLPFALTGGVWLLYMMGYNLSVATGVGFIALAGVAAEFGVIMLIYLNNAWTERNGNGTQGQPALLDAIREGAVQRIRPKAMTVAVIVAGLMPILWSSGTGSEVMSRIAVPMVGGMLTAPLLSLFVIPAAYWLVRRRGLAVHDNPQTGVTR from the coding sequence ATGATCGCGAACCTGATTCGTTGGTCGGTTGGCAACCGCGTCCTGGTCCTGCTGGCAACACTGTTTGCCGTAGCTTGGGGCGTTTTCTCTCTGCGCAGTTTGCCGATCGACGCGTTGCCTGACCTGTCAGATGTGCAGGTGATTATCCGCACCTCCTACCCAGGGCAGGCACCTCAGATCGTGGAAAATCAGGTGACATATCCCCTGACCACCACAATGCTTTCCGTACCCGGAGCCAAGACAGTGCGGGGCTTTTCAGCATTTGGAGACAGCTTCGTATATGTGTTGTTTGAGGACGGCACAGATCTCTATTGGGCGCGGTCCAGGGTGCTCGAATACCTAAGCCAGGTTCAGTCTCGATTACCGGCGTCCGCTAAGCCAGTGCTCGGACCCGATGCCACTGGTGTAGGCTGGATCTACCAGTATGCGCTGGTGGACCGCAGTGGTACCCATGACCTGGCACAGCTGCGCAGCCTTCAGGACTGGTTCCTGCGCTTCGAGTTGAAAACTCTTCCGGACGTTGCCGAAGTGGCGACGATAGGCGGGATGGTCAAGCAGTACCAGGTAGTGCTCGATCCGCTGCGCATGGCCAGCTTGGGAATCACTCAAGTTGAGGTTTCGGACGCCATCGCCAAGGCCAATCAGGAAACCGGTGGCGGCGTGCTCGAACAAGGCGAAGCTGAGTTCATGGTAAGGGCTTCCGGCTATCTGAAGTCACTCGATGATTTCCGAGCCATTCCCCTGCGCCTGGCTGCGAAGGGTATACCCGTAACACTGGGCGATGTAGCCACTGTACAGCTGGGCCCTGAGGCACGTCGCGGCATCGGCGAGCTTGATGGACAGGGCGAAGCGGTGGGCGGCGTAGTAATTCTGCGCAGTGGCAAGAATGCGAAAGATGCCATCGCTCACGTCAAATCCAAGCTTGAATCGCTGGAAAAAAGCCTGCCTGCCGGGGTCGAGCTGGTCACTACCTACGACCGTAGCCAGTTGATCGATCGTGCTGTGGAAAATCTGAGCCAGAAGCTGATTGAAGAGTTCATCGTGGTCGCACTGGTGTGCGCTGCATTTCTTTGGCATCTGCGCTCATCGTTGGTCGCCATCGTCTCGCTTCCGGTTGGTGTCCTCATTGCCCTGATCGTCATGCGCCACCAGGGCATCAACGCCAACATCATGTCGCTTGGGGGCATAGCCATTGCAATCGGTGCGATGGTGGACGCCGCTGTGGTGATGATTGAGAACGCGCACAAACGGGTTGAGGCTTGGCATACGTGGCACCCTGGAAAGTCGTTGCGTGGCGAAGATCATTGGAAAGTGATGACTGAGGCAGCAGTCGAGGTCGGGCCTGCGCTGTTCTTCAGCCTCATGATCATTACGCTGTCCTTCATACCGGTATTCACCTTGCAGGCTCAGGAGGGAAGGCTGTTTGCGCCCCTCGCATTCACCAAGACTTATGCAATGGCAGCAGCAGCGGGCCTTTCGGTTACCCTGGTACCCGTGCTGATGGGGTACTGGATTCGGGGTCGTTTACCGGCAGAAGAGCGCAACCCACTCAATCGAACCCTGATACGGCTCTATCGCCCAGCATTGGAGATCGTTCTACGCCGGCCAAAGCTCACGTTGGCGGGTGCACTGTTGATTTTGCTCAGCAGTGTCTGGCCCCTGAGCCAGCTCGGCGGCGAATTCTTGCCGCCACTGGATGAAGGCGATTTGCTGTACATGCCGACTGCCCTGCCAGGTCTTTCGGCGCAGAAAGCCTCTGAGCTTTTGCAACGTACGGACCGGCTGATCCGAACGGTACCGGAGGTCGCCAGTGTCTTCGGTAAAGCGGGCCGGGCTGAATCAGCGACCGACCCGGCCCCGCTGGAGATGTTCGAGACGACTGTCCGACTTAAACCGAAGGATCAGTGGCGAGCAGGGATGACCACTGAGAAGCTGATCGAAGAGCTGGACCGTACCGTGCAGGTACCTGGGCTAACCAATATCTGGATCCCACCGATTCGAAACCGTATCGACATGCTCGCAACCGGTATCAAAAGCCCGATCGGCGTAAAGGTTGCCGGCAGCAATTTGAATGAGATCGACCGGGTGACTCTGGCTATCGAGAAGGTGGCCAAAACGGTTCCAGGGGTGACTTCCGCCCTCGCCGAGCGATTAACCGGTGGACGCTACATCGATCTGGATATCGACCGCCAATTCGCAGCGCGTTACGGCCTGAACATTGCTGATGTCCAAGCGATTGTTGCCGGCGCCGTTGGGGGCGAAAACATCGGCGAAACCGTAGAAGGCCTGGCGCGATATCCCATCAGTGTTCGGTACCCACGGGAGTGGCGTGACTCTGTTGATGCCCTGCGGCAGCTACCGATTTACACCAGCCAAGGGGGGCGAATCACACTGGGAACCGTGGCACGGGTGCGTATTGCGGACGGTCCACCCATGCTCAAGAGTGAAAACGCGCGCCCCTCGGGCTGGGTGTATATCGACGTGCGGAGACGGGACCTGTCCTCCGTCGTTGCCGACCTGCGCCGGCTAGTCGATCAGCAGGTGAAGCTCGATCCTGGCATAAGCTTGAGCTATTCCGGGCAGTTCGAATACCTGGAGCGCGCCAATGCGCGCTTAGCATGGGTAGTACCGGCGACGCTGGCCATTATTTTCGTCCTTCTCTACCTCACGTTTGGCCGCCTCGGTGAAGCGCTGCTGATCATGGCTACCTTGCCATTTGCGCTAACCGGCGGCGTATGGCTGCTGTACATGATGGGCTACAACCTGTCGGTGGCCACGGGTGTCGGTTTTATCGCCTTGGCTGGGGTCGCAGCAGAGTTTGGAGTCATCATGCTGATCTACCTCAACAATGCCTGGACTGAACGAAACGGCAACGGTACGCAGGGGCAACCTGCGCTTCTGGATGCTATCCGCGAAGGGGCCGTGCAGCGCATCCGCCCCAAAGCCATGACCGTAGCAGTGATCGTCGCAGGCTTGATGCCAATCCTCTGGAGTAGCGGTACCGGCAGCGAAGTCATGAGCCGGATCGCTGTACCCATGGTCGGCGGCATGCTCACCGCGCCTTTGCTCTCACTATTTGTAATCCCTGCGGCTTACTGGCTCGTCAGGCGCCGCGGACTCGCTGTACACGATAACCCCCAAACAGGAGTAACCCGATGA
- a CDS encoding methyltransferase family protein translates to MNHGESAYGLWSLVFINSAIFIMFAFSFFKPATARDWRSFGAFSAFIVALFVEMYGFPLTIYLLSGWLQARFPNLDLLSHESGHLWSTLLGDQGNPHFSVLHIASYLFLGFGFYLLSAAWNVLYHAQRRRSLATVGPYGWIRHPQYVAFVLILLGFLLQWPTLLTLAMFPVLLVMYGRLAVSEEREMHKQFGAAYEAYTRVTPRFVPHLRERLGGGHRG, encoded by the coding sequence ATGAATCATGGTGAAAGCGCGTATGGCCTCTGGTCGCTGGTTTTCATCAACTCCGCGATCTTCATCATGTTTGCCTTCAGTTTCTTCAAGCCGGCAACGGCGAGAGACTGGAGGAGCTTCGGTGCATTCTCGGCCTTCATCGTTGCCCTGTTTGTGGAAATGTATGGCTTCCCCCTGACGATCTATCTGTTGTCAGGCTGGTTGCAGGCCAGGTTCCCCAACCTCGATCTGCTTTCCCACGAATCCGGCCATCTGTGGTCGACGTTGCTCGGTGACCAGGGCAACCCACACTTCAGTGTTTTGCACATTGCCAGTTACCTATTCCTGGGTTTCGGCTTCTATTTGCTTTCTGCCGCCTGGAACGTGCTATATCACGCGCAACGCCGCCGTTCACTTGCAACGGTCGGGCCCTATGGCTGGATCAGACATCCGCAGTACGTGGCATTTGTGCTGATTCTTCTGGGCTTTCTCCTTCAGTGGCCGACGCTGCTGACGCTGGCAATGTTCCCGGTGTTGCTGGTGATGTACGGGCGTTTGGCGGTTTCCGAAGAGCGGGAAATGCACAAGCAGTTTGGCGCTGCCTACGAAGCTTATACCCGCGTTACGCCTAGGTTCGTTCCGCACCTGCGCGAAAGGTTGGGTGGGGGTCATAGAGGCTGA
- a CDS encoding heavy-metal-associated domain-containing protein, which yields MFVLEVSGMGCGSCVNKITKAIQAADGDAKVIVDRAAGTVSVQSNIEAERVGALVQALGYPTKVSR from the coding sequence ATGTTCGTTTTGGAAGTTTCCGGTATGGGATGTGGCAGTTGTGTCAACAAGATCACCAAGGCCATCCAGGCTGCCGATGGCGACGCGAAGGTGATCGTTGATCGTGCTGCCGGTACAGTGAGTGTCCAAAGCAACATCGAGGCGGAACGCGTCGGTGCACTGGTCCAGGCGCTTGGTTACCCAACCAAAGTCAGTCGCTAA
- a CDS encoding TolC family protein, with the protein MTPPRYRLGMACLAALISLLSTLPAQATPLSLEEALQLAERNAPILQARQEQMTAARHAVIPAGELPDPRLNLGVQNLPVDGSDRWSMNRDFMTMQVVGLSQEVPNRDKREARVETARASVERADAEAVFERLKVRAATAQAWVAAYTVQRKLQQFEDFYKENRLLAAAIRARLAGGTGATADALAPDQEAAQLDEQKDVLLTQAAQARAALKRWIGEDADPQAQAFPRWPVSAPDYLHAIHAHPELATYNALTREAQAQVHQALAEKKSDWGWQVDYQRRGPEFSNMVSLQVSFQLPLFAGSRQDPMIAARRAQVRQLEDEQEAALREHKAQLETDLADYQRLQRAVQRSRETLLPLAEDRVRLALADYRAGKSPLSEVLTARRQRVETRLQDIDLQGQLAATAARLHFAYGEVRA; encoded by the coding sequence ATGACTCCCCCACGTTACCGATTAGGGATGGCATGTCTGGCCGCTCTGATCAGCCTGTTGTCGACGTTACCGGCTCAGGCTACACCGTTGTCTCTGGAGGAAGCGCTTCAACTTGCCGAACGCAATGCCCCCATCCTCCAGGCCAGGCAAGAGCAAATGACGGCCGCTCGACACGCTGTGATCCCAGCAGGCGAGCTGCCTGATCCACGTCTCAACCTAGGAGTGCAGAACCTTCCTGTTGACGGCAGTGATCGTTGGAGCATGAACCGCGATTTCATGACGATGCAGGTTGTCGGCCTCTCCCAGGAAGTACCAAACCGGGACAAGCGGGAGGCACGAGTTGAGACGGCACGAGCGAGCGTTGAGCGAGCCGATGCAGAGGCGGTGTTCGAGCGCTTAAAAGTGCGTGCTGCCACAGCCCAAGCTTGGGTCGCGGCGTACACCGTTCAACGGAAACTGCAGCAGTTTGAGGACTTCTACAAAGAAAACCGTCTGTTGGCCGCAGCAATCCGCGCACGCCTGGCCGGCGGTACCGGCGCGACGGCCGACGCACTTGCTCCTGACCAGGAAGCTGCGCAACTCGATGAGCAAAAAGATGTTCTGCTCACACAGGCCGCTCAGGCACGGGCTGCACTCAAGCGATGGATTGGAGAGGATGCTGATCCGCAAGCTCAAGCATTTCCGCGCTGGCCAGTGAGCGCGCCGGACTATCTACACGCTATACATGCACATCCAGAATTGGCGACCTACAACGCCCTTACGCGGGAAGCACAAGCTCAAGTGCACCAAGCCTTGGCAGAAAAGAAGTCGGACTGGGGGTGGCAGGTGGATTACCAGCGGCGCGGGCCTGAATTCAGCAATATGGTGAGCCTGCAGGTAAGTTTCCAACTGCCCTTGTTCGCTGGCTCACGGCAGGACCCGATGATCGCGGCACGTCGCGCACAAGTCCGGCAACTGGAGGACGAACAGGAAGCGGCATTGCGTGAGCATAAAGCGCAGCTGGAGACAGATCTTGCGGATTACCAGCGATTGCAGCGAGCAGTGCAGCGCAGCCGTGAAACATTGTTACCGCTAGCGGAGGATCGAGTCCGCCTCGCCCTTGCTGACTATCGAGCCGGTAAATCACCCTTAAGTGAGGTTCTCACCGCTCGACGTCAGCGGGTTGAAACACGACTGCAAGACATCGATCTGCAAGGACAGTTGGCCGCGACAGCTGCACGGCTGCACTTCGCGTATGGAGAGGTGCGCGCATGA
- a CDS encoding YVTN family beta-propeller repeat protein, with protein MMTAKRFSSMALGISLLIPLGLVMANPTGNVYTANERSASISQVNLATGDVSTVALPIAPHNLQVSPDGSLLLVVGVAGHAGHSSGEKPGGQLLVFSTSALDRPPFSFPAGDHPAHVVTDVTGLRAFVTDSAANQVRVFDLEQRIELPGIPTGRYPHGLRLSPDGRTLYIANMKSDSVSLIDVVTLKETAQIPVGKGPVQVGFAPDGRLAFVSLSATNQLGIIDTARRKVISKVDVGRTPIQMMATVDGRQVYVANQGSGQNPDDRVSIVDLQTRSSLGTVTTGKGAHGVAISSDGAYVFVSNIEAGTVSVIDTSSRKVVATHKVGAGPNGISFEPPSAQ; from the coding sequence ATGATGACTGCCAAGCGGTTTAGTTCTATGGCCTTGGGGATATCCCTGCTCATCCCTCTGGGGCTGGTCATGGCAAACCCTACGGGTAACGTCTACACGGCCAATGAACGGTCCGCTTCCATTAGCCAGGTAAATCTTGCGACAGGTGATGTGAGCACGGTCGCCTTGCCGATCGCACCCCACAACCTACAGGTTTCGCCCGACGGCAGCTTGCTTCTGGTTGTTGGAGTGGCTGGACATGCGGGGCATTCGAGCGGTGAAAAGCCCGGTGGGCAGTTGCTGGTGTTCAGTACCAGCGCGCTGGACAGGCCACCGTTCAGCTTCCCGGCAGGCGATCACCCGGCTCATGTGGTCACCGACGTCACCGGGCTGCGAGCTTTTGTGACCGATTCCGCTGCCAACCAGGTGCGAGTATTTGACCTTGAGCAGCGAATCGAGTTGCCCGGTATTCCAACTGGGCGTTATCCCCATGGGCTGCGCTTGAGCCCTGATGGCCGGACACTCTATATCGCGAACATGAAGAGCGACAGCGTATCGCTTATCGATGTCGTCACACTCAAAGAAACCGCGCAGATTCCCGTGGGCAAAGGCCCTGTCCAGGTCGGCTTTGCCCCTGACGGTCGCCTGGCATTCGTCTCGCTCAGTGCGACAAATCAGCTTGGCATCATCGACACGGCCAGACGCAAGGTGATCAGCAAGGTTGATGTCGGCCGCACGCCAATCCAGATGATGGCCACCGTTGACGGTCGCCAGGTCTATGTCGCGAATCAGGGCAGTGGCCAGAATCCGGACGACCGAGTCTCCATCGTAGATCTCCAGACGCGTAGCAGCCTGGGCACCGTGACCACCGGCAAGGGTGCCCATGGTGTGGCCATCAGCAGCGACGGCGCTTATGTGTTTGTCAGCAATATTGAAGCGGGCACCGTATCTGTCATCGATACGAGCAGCCGAAAGGTCGTTGCTACCCATAAGGTTGGCGCCGGGCCAAACGGGATCAGCTTCGAGCCGCCGAGTGCCCAATAA
- a CDS encoding DUF2933 domain-containing protein, whose translation MNPHFDENGSPHSFWRSRYAIGLVVIGGIAVYFLLTEHLAHVVGALPYLLLLACPLMHVFMHRGHGGHHHQGQSKPAPSDKADIHKPGDPS comes from the coding sequence ATGAACCCTCACTTCGATGAAAACGGCTCACCACACAGTTTCTGGCGTTCACGCTATGCAATCGGCCTGGTGGTAATCGGTGGGATCGCCGTCTACTTCCTGCTCACCGAGCACCTTGCCCATGTCGTTGGAGCCCTGCCTTATCTGTTGTTGCTCGCCTGTCCGCTGATGCATGTCTTCATGCATCGAGGACATGGGGGACACCATCACCAGGGCCAGAGCAAACCGGCCCCCTCCGATAAGGCTGATATCCATAAGCCGGGAGATCCATCATGA
- a CDS encoding copper-binding protein, which yields MKKLLISAGLVFAVAAAVQAQDMYGTDMKNMPMEGNETQGSQAAPTASAEGTIKALEPGKVTLAHGPVSALKWPAMTMGFSATEQQLKGLKVGDKVSFDFRMNGGTATIVGIRKQ from the coding sequence ATGAAGAAGCTACTGATCAGCGCTGGCCTGGTGTTCGCCGTTGCGGCGGCGGTGCAGGCCCAAGACATGTATGGCACGGATATGAAGAATATGCCCATGGAAGGCAACGAGACCCAAGGCAGCCAGGCGGCTCCGACTGCATCGGCTGAGGGAACCATCAAAGCTTTGGAACCAGGTAAAGTTACCTTGGCGCATGGACCAGTATCAGCCCTGAAATGGCCGGCAATGACCATGGGCTTCAGCGCTACCGAGCAGCAACTCAAGGGACTCAAGGTAGGCGACAAGGTCAGCTTCGATTTCCGAATGAATGGGGGCACAGCGACGATCGTAGGCATTCGCAAGCAGTGA
- a CDS encoding efflux RND transporter periplasmic adaptor subunit gives MRNSTISLVVLAALAIGGGVGYQLAKRGQVSTASPETLQKVLYWYDPMYPQQHFPAPGKSPFMDMPLVPKYQESTAAEVSPAVQVSQGLQQNLGVRLATVAKGQLARTLQVSGVLTFDERDFSVLQARTGGYVERTYGRATGDVVAKGAPLADVLTPEWAGLQEEYLALQRSGDNELRAAARQRLLLAGMPADLINRIDRTGRVQNSVTLLAPTAGVLQALELRPGMTMTPGATLAKINGIANVWLEAAVPEAQAQGLQEGQAVQANLAAFPGEPVPGKLTALLADADLQSRTLRLRIELPNPGGRLRPGMTAQVSLHPSGQQDDSLLVPAEAIIRTGKRDLVMVSEDGGRFRPVEVVLGQESAGQVVVLRGLQAGQRVVASGQFLLDSEASLKGIEAVTAGDAPLAQPVQPALHQANGRIVQIEGNQLTIAHGPFVTLGMPGMTMTFPVADPRLIAGLKVGERIRFGVRERDEGMVIEQITQQENQP, from the coding sequence ATGAGAAATTCAACTATCAGCCTTGTGGTATTGGCCGCGTTGGCTATCGGCGGTGGCGTTGGCTATCAGCTAGCAAAGCGTGGGCAGGTGTCCACTGCCTCCCCTGAAACGCTACAGAAGGTGCTGTATTGGTATGACCCGATGTACCCCCAGCAGCACTTTCCAGCACCGGGCAAGTCGCCCTTCATGGACATGCCACTGGTGCCGAAGTACCAGGAAAGCACCGCTGCTGAGGTGAGCCCCGCAGTTCAAGTTTCACAGGGGCTCCAACAAAACCTGGGGGTCCGTCTGGCTACCGTAGCGAAAGGGCAGCTTGCTCGAACCCTCCAGGTGAGCGGCGTGCTTACCTTCGATGAGCGGGATTTTAGCGTTCTGCAGGCTCGTACCGGTGGCTACGTCGAACGCACCTATGGCCGCGCTACAGGCGACGTGGTTGCCAAGGGCGCCCCATTGGCAGATGTGTTGACGCCTGAATGGGCGGGCTTGCAGGAAGAGTACCTGGCGCTTCAGCGATCTGGGGACAATGAATTGCGCGCTGCAGCTCGGCAACGACTACTGCTGGCGGGTATGCCTGCCGATCTTATCAACCGGATTGACCGTACGGGAAGGGTCCAGAATTCGGTAACGCTCTTGGCCCCAACAGCAGGCGTCCTTCAGGCTCTGGAATTGCGGCCAGGCATGACAATGACACCGGGTGCAACGTTGGCGAAGATCAATGGTATCGCGAACGTCTGGCTTGAGGCCGCAGTACCTGAAGCGCAAGCCCAAGGCCTACAGGAAGGACAGGCAGTGCAGGCGAATCTGGCAGCGTTCCCAGGCGAACCTGTTCCCGGCAAGCTGACCGCATTGCTGGCTGATGCGGATCTGCAAAGCCGCACCTTGCGGCTTCGTATAGAACTGCCCAACCCCGGCGGCCGGTTGCGCCCAGGCATGACCGCGCAGGTTTCCCTCCATCCGTCCGGGCAACAGGATGACAGCCTACTGGTGCCAGCCGAGGCGATCATTCGGACGGGGAAACGCGATCTCGTAATGGTGTCAGAAGACGGAGGTCGATTCCGGCCGGTGGAAGTAGTGCTCGGCCAGGAAAGTGCTGGCCAGGTGGTCGTGCTGCGAGGCCTTCAGGCGGGCCAGCGCGTTGTGGCGTCCGGGCAGTTTCTGCTGGACTCCGAAGCGAGCTTGAAAGGTATCGAGGCCGTTACTGCTGGCGATGCTCCACTTGCGCAACCTGTACAGCCGGCTCTACATCAGGCCAATGGGCGCATCGTTCAAATAGAAGGTAATCAGCTGACCATCGCTCATGGACCGTTCGTGACGCTGGGCATGCCTGGTATGACGATGACTTTCCCTGTGGCAGATCCCCGCTTGATTGCCGGACTCAAGGTTGGCGAACGCATCCGGTTTGGAGTGCGCGAGCGCGATGAAGGCATGGTCATCGAGCAAATAACCCAGCAGGAGAACCAGCCATGA